In the genome of Vicinamibacterales bacterium, the window CCGCCGGCGTCGTCGTCCCCACACCCACTCTGGCGCCCGCCTGGAACACCGTCGAATCACCCAGACTCACTCCGTCCGCCATGAACCGGGCGAGGTAGTTCTGCGTCCCCGTCGTCGCCGCCTGCGGGCTCGGCGCCGCTGCGGCCAGGCCGCTCTTCAGCACCCGCGTGTCCACGTACGTCAGGCCATCCGGGCCGACGCCAGTCGTGTTACCGGCCAGGACGAAGGCGGACAGGGGCCTGCCCGCGACGGTCTCCGCATCGCCTGCCTTGAAGGCGTAGGGCACGCTCACCAGCATGGCGCGCGGCTGCTCGGGCTGGCCTTCCACCCGAGCACCCAGCCAGCGCGCCTCACCCCGTGCGAACAGCTCTGCTGGAAGGCCGCCTGGGGTTGCGGCGCCCAGCGCGACGGAGTACCGCCCCCCCCCGTCCACGACGAGCGTCTGCACCTCGTGCCAGAGCGGCATCTCGTCGGACTGCCCGGCATACAGGCTGAAAACAACCGTGACCGTGCCGGACGCCGGGGCGACGGAACCGGCAAACCTGATGACCCCTGGAACCGGCGGGTCGGCGGCGGTTGCCGCCCGACCCGACGCGGCGAATGCGATGACAAGAGCCAACGTCACGGCGGCGACGTGAGCGCGTGAGCGAGCCATGAGAAATCTCCTTGATCCGGCTGATCCGCACCCGAGTGGACACCTCGGGTGATCGTGTGGTGTATCGGCAGGTCGCAAGAGTTCCGTGAGGGCAGGGGGGCAGCGCGGCAACCTGGTCGACAGAGGTTGCGCCCGCTCATGCTGTCGAGCTGGCTGCGCACGACGGGGAGGCTGCGCTAAGATACCCACCGAACGCAGGTTCCGCTCCTCGCCGATGCGAGGAACAGGCAGGCGGCGACTCGAGATGGACGACGAATTTCGCATTCCGATCGAGGACACGCTCGACCTGCATCCGTTCGCCCCACGCGACGTCGTGTCGGTCGTGGACGAGTATCTCCGCGCGGCGCATGGTGCTGGGCTTCGCGAAGTACGGCTGATTCACGGTCGGGGTCGCGGCGTGCAGCGTGGTCTCGTCCAGGCCGCGCTCGAGCACCATCCGCTCGTCGAGGAATTCTGGGACGCTCCCGATGCCCACCTCGGCGCAACGATCGCCAGGCTCGACGCCGGCGAGCGATAGTGGGTGCTATCATTCACCAAAATCCCCTCGTTCCCTGATACTCACATGACCATACGATTGCCGCGCTCGATCGGACTCGCGCTCGTTGTCCTCGTTGTCGTCCTGGCGCCCCTGTCGGCCCTTGCGCAGGTGCCGCCGCCCGAGTCCTTCTTCGGGTTCCGCATGGGCACCGATGGACGGCTGGCCGACTGGCCGGAAATCGAGCGTTACTTCCAGACGGTCGCGGCCGCGGCCAGCGACCGCGTGAAGATCGTGGACGCGGGAAAGAGCACCGAGGGGCGACGCCTGATCGCGGCGATTATCAGCGCGCCGGAGAACGTGAAGCGTCTCGACGCGATCCGCGCCGCCAACCAGCGGCTGGCCGACCCTCGCGCGCTGACCGAGCAGGATGCGGCCGCGCTCCTCGCGGGTCACAAGGTCGTCGTCGCCATCGGCGCCAGCATCCACGCGTCGGAGATCGGCGCGACGCAGATGGCCAACGAGCTGTTGTACGAGCTCGCCACGTCCAGCGATCCGCGCACGCTCGCGATCCTCCGCGACGTCGTGGTCGTGCTGTTCCCGTCGCTGAACCCCGACGGCCACGTGATGGTGGTGGATTGGCACAAGAAGATGAAGGGCACCGCGTATGAGGGCGGCTCGATGCCGTGGCTCTACCACAAGTACGCCGGCCACGACATCAACCGCGACGGGTTCATGATGAACCTCGCCGAGAACCGCGCGCTGGCGCGGTTCTTCTACTCGGAGTGGCACCCGCAGGTCTTCCTGGCCATGCATCAGATGGGACAGACCGGGGCGCGGATGTTCGTGCCGCCGAACTACGACCCGGTCCATCCGAACTACGACCCGCTGATCTGGCGTGAGTCGGCAGTGCTCGGGCAGGCGATGGCGCTCGAACTCGAACGCCACAACCGGGCGGGCGTTGTCTCGAACGCGCTGTACGACTACTACTGGCCCGGCTACGAGGATTCGGTGCCGCTCGGCCACAACACCGTGTGCCTGCTCACCGAGGTGGCGTCGGCCAGGCTCGCCGCGCCGGCGACGGTGACGCCGGCGGAACTCGCGAGGTCGTCCGCGCCCGGCCTGCCGGAGTACAAGCCGCAGGTGACGTTCCCCAATCCATGGCCCGGCGGCACCTGGCGCCTGCGCGACATCGTCGACTACGAACTCGATGCGGTGCACGGCCTGCTGCAGGCGGCCTCGCTCTACCGGCCGCAGCTCGTCGAAGATTTCTATGTCATGGGCAAGCGCGCCGTGGAGCAAGGCCTGGCGGGCGGACCGTTCGCCTTCGTCATCCCGCCCGAGCAGGCCGATCCGAGCGCTGCGGCTCGACTGGTGAACCTGCTCATCGATGGCGCTGTCGACGTGCGCCAGGCACAGGAACCGTTCAGGGCTGGCGACACGACGTACCCTGCCGGCAGTGCGCTGATCCTGATGGCGCAGCCGTACCGGGCCTACGCCAAGACGCTCCTCGAGAAGCAGGATTACCCGGCGCGTCGGCTCGCGCGCGGCGCCACACCCGAGCGTCCGTACGACGTCGCGGGCTGGACGCTTCCGTGGCAGTTCGGCGTGAAGGTGGATCGTATCGAGGCGAAGTTCGAACAACCGATGACGACGCGGCTCGCGCGCGGAGGTATCGCACCTGCTCAGGTCTGGGGCGAGCGACGTCCGGGTTACTTCCTGGTCGATGCGCCGGGCATCAGCGGCATACTCGCGCTCAACCGACTGGTCGACCTCTCCCTCAAGCCCGAGTGGCTGACCTCAGCCATCGAGACCAACGGCTACTGGTACCCCGCCGGAGCGCTGGTCCTCCGCGACGGCCCTGGCGTGCGGGACGCTGTGACTGCACTCGCGCGAGAACTGGGCCTCCGCGCCGACGGCATGCGGGGCGTGCCCCCGGCCAACGCTGTGGCGGCGATCAGCGGAGCGCGCGTCGGACTCTACAAACCCTGGTTCGAGAACACGGACGAGGGCTGGACGCGCTATCTGCTCGAGCAATACAAGATCCCGTTCCGCAGCATGGCCGACGATGAGATCCGGCAGGGGAACCTGCGGGCGGGCTTCGACGTCATCATCCTGCCCGACGCGTCGGCGCAGCGGCTGCTCAACGGGCAGTCGGCGACAGCGGTCCCGCCGGAGTACGCTGGAGGCCTGACGGAAAAGGGAATTGCGGCGCTCAAGGCATTCGTCGAATCCGGAGGGACGCTCGTGTGCCTGGGTGGGTCGGGTCAGCTCGCGATCGACGCGCTCGGTCTCCCCGTGAAGGACGTCGTGCGCGGTGTGCCGCCTGAACAGTTCTTCTGCCCGGGTTCGCTGCTGGCACTCCAGGTGGACACGACCAGACCGCTCGCCTACGGAATGAAACGGGAGACGGCGGCGTTCATGGCCCGCGGTTCTGCGTTCGAGTCCGATCCGGCCAGATCGGGCGCCGGCCGAGTCCGCGTCGTGGCCCGCTACGCCGACAAGAATGTGCTGCTGAGCGGCTGGCTGGAGGGGGAGCAGGCCATTGCCGGGCGGCCAGCCGTCGTGGAGGTCGCTCTCGGCACTGGCCGCGTTGTGCTCTACGGGATTCGCCCGCAGCACCGCGCCCAGTCGCTGGCGACATTCCGGCTGCTGCTGAACGCCCTGTTCCTCAGTTCCTCGCGATAGTCGGTGTAATTGGGGGCCGATCCCGCCCCCCCCTTTTCGACGCTAACCGTCCGGGTTCTCTTCCGTCTAATCCAACAGATGGACGTGCACGACGACGCCCAGGATGTCACGCAGGCGCAGGCCGGTGACGAGCCGGCCTTCCGCCGGCTTGTCGAGCGGCACAGCCGGGGTGTCTTCCAGCTCGCCTTTCGCCTGACCGGAAGCGAGCCGGACGCCGAGGACGTCGTGCAAGAGGCGTTTCTGAAGGCCTACCGTGAGCTTCGGCGGTTCGAGGCCCGGTCGAGCTTCAGGACCTGGATCCACCGGATAACCGTCAACTGCGCGTACGACCTGCTGCGTCAGCGGCCCCGGCACAAGGCCGAGTCCCTGAATGCGGACGAGGGCGACGGCGTTGGCGGGATCGAGCCGGAGGCCGACGAGACGTCCAGGCCGGATCGTCTCGCGTTTGGCGCCGAGGTTCAGAGCCGGGTCAGGACGGCGATGGACCTGCTGACGCCGGCCGAGCGGACCGCCTTCGTGCTTCGGCACTTCGAGGGACGCTCGCTCGAAGAGATTGGCGAAGCCCTCGGCCTCCGGGTCGGCGCGACGAAGCACAGCATCTTCCGCGCGGTGCAGAAGATGCGGCGGGCGCTCGCGCCGATCGTCGGGTGTAGTTAGAGCGCGGACCTTCACGTCCGCATGGGCAGGAACCGTGAACCACCTCAGCGAAGAACAGCTCGTCCTCTACCACTACGGCGATGCTGGTGACCGCGCCGAAAACGCCGCCATCGAAGAGCACCTGCACGGCTGTGAGGCATGCCAGGTGCAGTTCGCGGCGATTCGACGGACGCTGGACACGGTTCAATCGGCGCCCGTCCCCGAACGCGGCGATGGCTACGGCACCGAGATCTGGATGCGCATCGAGCCGCGCCTGGCCGCGTCCCGCCGCCCGTGGTGGCAGACGGCATCCGACTTCTTCGTGCCCCGTCGTCTCGTTTTGGCGGGGGGCGTGGCGGTGCTGATCGTTGCAGCGTTC includes:
- a CDS encoding sigma-70 family RNA polymerase sigma factor, whose amino-acid sequence is MDVHDDAQDVTQAQAGDEPAFRRLVERHSRGVFQLAFRLTGSEPDAEDVVQEAFLKAYRELRRFEARSSFRTWIHRITVNCAYDLLRQRPRHKAESLNADEGDGVGGIEPEADETSRPDRLAFGAEVQSRVRTAMDLLTPAERTAFVLRHFEGRSLEEIGEALGLRVGATKHSIFRAVQKMRRALAPIVGCS
- a CDS encoding M14 metallopeptidase family protein, coding for MTIRLPRSIGLALVVLVVVLAPLSALAQVPPPESFFGFRMGTDGRLADWPEIERYFQTVAAAASDRVKIVDAGKSTEGRRLIAAIISAPENVKRLDAIRAANQRLADPRALTEQDAAALLAGHKVVVAIGASIHASEIGATQMANELLYELATSSDPRTLAILRDVVVVLFPSLNPDGHVMVVDWHKKMKGTAYEGGSMPWLYHKYAGHDINRDGFMMNLAENRALARFFYSEWHPQVFLAMHQMGQTGARMFVPPNYDPVHPNYDPLIWRESAVLGQAMALELERHNRAGVVSNALYDYYWPGYEDSVPLGHNTVCLLTEVASARLAAPATVTPAELARSSAPGLPEYKPQVTFPNPWPGGTWRLRDIVDYELDAVHGLLQAASLYRPQLVEDFYVMGKRAVEQGLAGGPFAFVIPPEQADPSAAARLVNLLIDGAVDVRQAQEPFRAGDTTYPAGSALILMAQPYRAYAKTLLEKQDYPARRLARGATPERPYDVAGWTLPWQFGVKVDRIEAKFEQPMTTRLARGGIAPAQVWGERRPGYFLVDAPGISGILALNRLVDLSLKPEWLTSAIETNGYWYPAGALVLRDGPGVRDAVTALARELGLRADGMRGVPPANAVAAISGARVGLYKPWFENTDEGWTRYLLEQYKIPFRSMADDEIRQGNLRAGFDVIILPDASAQRLLNGQSATAVPPEYAGGLTEKGIAALKAFVESGGTLVCLGGSGQLAIDALGLPVKDVVRGVPPEQFFCPGSLLALQVDTTRPLAYGMKRETAAFMARGSAFESDPARSGAGRVRVVARYADKNVLLSGWLEGEQAIAGRPAVVEVALGTGRVVLYGIRPQHRAQSLATFRLLLNALFLSSSR
- a CDS encoding Smr/MutS family protein, translated to MDDEFRIPIEDTLDLHPFAPRDVVSVVDEYLRAAHGAGLREVRLIHGRGRGVQRGLVQAALEHHPLVEEFWDAPDAHLGATIARLDAGER